A region of Granulibacter bethesdensis DNA encodes the following proteins:
- the rpsI gene encoding 30S ribosomal protein S9: protein MSDTQTRTLADLKDLAVAQGSTVAGGEAPAASREPKRDAQGRSYGTGRRKDAVARVWVKPGKGDIQVNGKKVGTYFARPVLRMLITQPFLVTDRYNQFDVYCTVTGGGLSGQAGAVRHGISRALVNYEPELRSILKVAGFLTRDPRVVERKKYGKAKARRSFQFSKR, encoded by the coding sequence ATGTCCGATACACAGACCCGTACCCTGGCCGATCTGAAGGATCTCGCGGTCGCACAGGGTTCAACCGTTGCTGGTGGTGAAGCCCCCGCCGCTTCCCGTGAGCCGAAGCGCGATGCGCAGGGCCGTTCCTACGGCACTGGTCGCCGCAAGGATGCCGTTGCCCGCGTGTGGGTGAAGCCCGGCAAGGGCGACATTCAGGTCAATGGCAAGAAGGTCGGCACCTATTTTGCGCGCCCTGTGCTGCGCATGCTGATCACCCAGCCTTTCCTGGTCACCGATCGCTACAACCAGTTCGACGTGTATTGCACGGTGACTGGCGGCGGTCTGTCCGGTCAGGCCGGTGCGGTTCGTCATGGCATCAGCCGCGCTCTGGTCAATTATGAGCCGGAGCTGCGCAGCATTCTCAAGGTTGCTGGCTTCCTGACCCGCGACCCGCGCGTCGTTGAACGCAAGAAATACGGTAAGGCCAAGGCCCGCCGTAGCTTCCAGTTCAGCAAGCGCTGA
- a CDS encoding SDR family oxidoreductase produces the protein MIPHTLNPGLVAVIGATGRTGLALCRALSEAGIPFRPVVRNPDKWRACGITQPVHAENDAQVRGADVTRPDQLRHALDGVSAIVATSHASHSATIIEAAPEQASLILMGSTRKFSAFTDPHSEGVLAGEQAFLSSGRHGVMLHPTMIYGDPEEQTLRRLARLIRKTHVLPIPDGGRALIQPIHQDDVTRCLIAALSRPWNDASTLVIAGPEPVSYADCIRIIARISGVRAPLILPLPASLMLHGLALGQRIPALARRPFMSKLEGEIQRLTENRAFDITPMRHILGIEPISLKDGLTRSFSPAQA, from the coding sequence ATGATACCACACACCCTGAACCCCGGTCTGGTGGCCGTGATCGGCGCCACCGGTCGCACCGGTCTGGCGCTTTGCCGCGCTTTGTCAGAAGCCGGTATCCCATTCCGTCCGGTCGTGCGGAACCCCGATAAATGGCGTGCCTGCGGTATCACGCAACCCGTCCATGCAGAAAATGACGCGCAGGTCAGAGGCGCTGACGTCACCCGGCCGGATCAGCTTCGCCATGCACTGGATGGTGTCAGCGCGATCGTCGCTACCAGCCATGCCAGCCATAGCGCCACCATCATCGAAGCAGCCCCTGAACAGGCCAGCCTGATCCTGATGGGCAGCACAAGGAAATTCTCTGCCTTCACAGACCCACATAGCGAGGGGGTACTTGCGGGGGAGCAGGCTTTTCTCAGCTCCGGGCGGCACGGCGTCATGCTGCATCCCACCATGATCTATGGCGATCCGGAGGAACAGACGCTGCGTCGCCTTGCCAGGCTGATCCGCAAAACCCACGTTCTGCCGATACCGGATGGCGGGCGCGCCCTGATCCAGCCGATTCATCAGGATGACGTCACACGCTGCCTGATCGCTGCCCTGTCGCGCCCATGGAACGATGCCTCCACACTCGTCATTGCGGGGCCGGAGCCGGTCTCCTACGCGGACTGTATCCGCATTATCGCCCGGATATCCGGAGTGCGCGCTCCCCTGATCCTGCCGCTGCCTGCATCGCTGATGCTGCATGGGCTTGCGCTGGGGCAGCGCATTCCAGCCCTCGCCCGCCGCCCTTTCATGAGCAAGCTGGAAGGAGAAATTCAGCGTCTGACCGAAAATCGCGCTTTCGATATCACACCGATGCGCCACATTCTGGGGATCGAGCCGATCAGCCTGAAAGATGGGTTGACGCGCAGCTTCAGCCCGGCTCAAGCCTGA
- the rplM gene encoding 50S ribosomal protein L13 — translation MKTTLSLKPAEVNKDWVLIDAEGLVLGRLAVIIANRLRGKHKPQFTPHVDCGDNVVVINADKIRVTGNKADQSVFYYHTGYAGGIKGRTIRQRLEGKHPESVVEKAVERMITRGPLQRQQMKHLYVYAGASHPHDGQQPKALDVGALNSKNRRV, via the coding sequence ATGAAGACCACCCTCTCGCTGAAACCCGCGGAGGTGAACAAAGACTGGGTATTGATCGACGCGGAAGGGCTGGTGCTCGGCCGTCTTGCCGTCATCATCGCCAACCGTCTGCGTGGCAAGCACAAGCCGCAGTTCACCCCCCATGTCGATTGCGGCGACAACGTTGTCGTGATCAACGCTGACAAGATCCGCGTGACCGGCAATAAAGCCGATCAGTCGGTCTTTTACTACCACACCGGCTATGCCGGTGGCATCAAGGGCCGCACCATCCGCCAGCGCCTTGAAGGCAAGCATCCCGAATCCGTGGTCGAAAAGGCCGTGGAGCGCATGATTACGCGCGGTCCGTTGCAGCGCCAGCAGATGAAGCATCTGTACGTGTATGCCGGTGCATCCCACCCGCATGACGGCCAGCAGCCGAAGGCGCTGGATGTCGGCGCGCTCAACAGCAAGAACCGGAGGGTCTGA